A single Actinomadura algeriensis DNA region contains:
- a CDS encoding TetR/AcrR family transcriptional regulator yields MTRSTVPRDHVRARILDAAASVLAEHGERAGMTDIARAAGVTAATLHRHFPDREALLRSLYETAFADLGERLAAARLDTVPTEEAIARMTRATIAAISRYRALGLLDQGPEDARRVDPRLVAPLREVFERGAADGSLRRDLPVHTLAELYFSLLEGVVPRVVRHRMGVEEAGTAVTALFLTGALARPTP; encoded by the coding sequence ATGACCAGGAGCACGGTGCCGCGCGACCATGTCCGGGCCCGGATCCTCGACGCGGCCGCCTCGGTGCTGGCCGAGCACGGCGAGCGGGCGGGCATGACCGACATCGCGCGGGCCGCGGGCGTCACCGCCGCGACCCTGCACCGCCACTTCCCCGACCGGGAGGCGCTGCTGCGCTCCCTGTACGAGACGGCGTTCGCCGACCTGGGCGAGCGGCTCGCCGCCGCCCGCCTCGACACCGTCCCCACCGAGGAGGCGATCGCCCGGATGACCCGCGCGACGATCGCCGCGATCAGCCGGTACCGGGCGCTGGGGCTGCTCGACCAGGGCCCCGAGGACGCCCGCCGCGTCGACCCCCGGCTCGTCGCGCCGCTGCGCGAGGTGTTCGAGCGCGGCGCCGCCGACGGGTCCCTGCGCCGCGACCTGCCCGTCCACACCCTCGCCGAGCTGTACTTCAGCCTGCTGGAGGGCGTGGTGCCGCGCGTCGTCCGGCACCGGATGGGCGTGGAGGAGGCCGGCACGGCCGTCACCGCCCTGTTCCTGACCGGCGCCCTGGCCCGCCCCACCCCCTGA